One Methylosinus sp. LW4 genomic region harbors:
- a CDS encoding cytochrome c-554, with translation MKSVTRLALAAGVVFTAMAGQAIAAGDPAAGEKVFNKCKACHQVGETAKNAVAPELNGINGRKAASVEGYTYSDALKGAGITWDEAAFKEFVKNPKAKVAGTKMVFPGLPSEADQDNVWAYLSQFGADGKKK, from the coding sequence ATGAAATCTGTGACCAGACTGGCGCTCGCTGCGGGCGTCGTTTTCACCGCCATGGCCGGCCAGGCGATCGCCGCCGGCGATCCCGCGGCGGGCGAGAAGGTCTTCAACAAGTGCAAGGCCTGCCATCAGGTCGGCGAGACGGCGAAGAACGCCGTGGCTCCCGAGCTCAACGGCATCAACGGCCGCAAGGCCGCCTCGGTCGAGGGCTACACCTATTCCGACGCGCTGAAGGGCGCCGGCATCACCTGGGACGAGGCCGCCTTCAAGGAATTCGTCAAGAATCCGAAGGCCAAGGTCGCCGGCACCAAGATGGTGTTCCCGGGCCTGCCGTCCGAGGCGGACCAGGACAATGTCTGGGCCTATCTCAGCCAGTTCGGCG
- a CDS encoding alpha-ketoglutarate-dependent dioxygenase AlkB family protein: MSEIEPGVRLYRGYFDEAAQLALLRELERIVAGAPWFTPTMPRSGQPFSVRMTNCGPLGWLSDQARGYRYEARHPQTGEPWPPMPQMLLDAWAALAGHPQPPQACLVNYYGRDAKMGAHQDRDEADFSAPILSVSLGADCRFRLGGVKRSDSSRAFVLSSGDVLTLGGPARLRFHGVDRLLPELAPKLASPLFAEGGRINLTLRRVT, encoded by the coding sequence ATGTCTGAAATAGAGCCGGGCGTTCGCCTCTATCGCGGCTATTTCGACGAGGCCGCGCAGCTCGCTCTGCTGCGCGAGCTGGAGCGGATCGTCGCCGGCGCGCCCTGGTTCACGCCCACCATGCCGCGCAGCGGGCAGCCCTTCTCCGTGCGCATGACCAATTGCGGGCCGCTCGGCTGGCTCAGCGATCAGGCGCGTGGCTATCGCTATGAGGCGCGCCATCCGCAGACCGGCGAGCCCTGGCCGCCCATGCCGCAAATGCTGCTCGACGCCTGGGCGGCGCTGGCCGGGCATCCGCAGCCGCCGCAGGCCTGCCTGGTGAATTACTATGGGCGCGACGCCAAGATGGGCGCGCATCAGGACCGCGACGAAGCGGATTTTTCGGCGCCGATTCTTTCCGTTTCTCTCGGCGCCGATTGCCGTTTTCGTCTCGGCGGCGTGAAGCGCTCCGATTCGTCGCGGGCCTTCGTTCTGTCTTCGGGCGATGTGCTGACGCTGGGCGGGCCGGCGCGGCTGCGCTTCCATGGCGTCGATCGGCTGCTGCCGGAGCTCGCGCCGAAGCTCGCGTCGCCATTATTCGCCGAGGGCGGGCGCATCAATTTGACGTTGCGCCGCGTTACCTAA
- a CDS encoding 2,3-bisphosphoglycerate-dependent phosphoglycerate mutase yields the protein MDRILVLLRHGESEWNAKNLFTGWKNPDLSPKGIEEARRAGRELKRIDLRFNIGFTSLLLRAQHTLDLTFHELGQRDVPVIRSRALNERHYGDLSGLNKDEARQQWGEEQVRLWRRSYDVAPPGGESLKDTVARVLPFYCQEILPRAMRGERVLVAAHGNSLRALAMVLDRLTPESVSSLEIATGVPIVYRLNSDSTVATKEVLDR from the coding sequence ATGGACCGTATTCTCGTCCTCCTCCGCCATGGCGAAAGCGAGTGGAACGCCAAAAACCTCTTCACGGGCTGGAAGAATCCTGACCTGTCGCCCAAAGGGATCGAGGAGGCGCGGCGAGCCGGGCGGGAGCTCAAGCGCATCGATCTGCGCTTCAACATCGGCTTCACCTCGCTGCTGCTGCGCGCGCAGCACACGCTCGATCTCACCTTTCATGAGCTCGGGCAGAGAGATGTGCCCGTCATCCGCAGCCGCGCGCTCAATGAGCGGCATTACGGCGACCTCTCCGGCCTCAACAAGGACGAGGCGCGCCAGCAATGGGGCGAGGAGCAGGTGCGGCTGTGGCGGCGCTCCTATGACGTCGCGCCGCCCGGCGGCGAGAGCCTCAAGGATACGGTGGCGCGCGTGCTGCCCTTCTATTGCCAGGAGATTCTGCCGCGCGCCATGCGAGGCGAGCGTGTGCTGGTCGCCGCCCATGGCAATTCGCTGCGCGCTCTGGCCATGGTGCTCGACCGGCTGACGCCCGAATCGGTGTCCTCGCTCGAGATCGCCACCGGCGTGCCGATCGTCTACCGGCTCAATTCCGATTCGACCGTCGCGACCAAGGAAGTGCTCGACCGCTGA
- the dapB gene encoding 4-hydroxy-tetrahydrodipicolinate reductase — MSDVRLVIVGAAGRMGRMLIAAAGETKGVALTGALVSSNSLVLGEDAGLLVGRPANGVRLSADVAAALATADVAIDFSTPATTVALARLAAAAGVAHVIGTTGFSGEDLVALAAAAERVPVVRSGNMSLGVNLLAVLVERAAKALGSAWDIEIVEMHHRMKVDAPSGTALLLGEAAAQGREIALAEHSARARDGLTGARREGDIGFASLRGGTVVGEHSVIFAGAGERIELAHRAEDRGIFARGAIAAAVWTRGRPAGLYSMADVLGLAGA; from the coding sequence ATGAGCGATGTGCGGCTGGTCATCGTCGGCGCCGCCGGCCGCATGGGCCGGATGCTCATCGCCGCCGCCGGCGAGACGAAAGGCGTCGCTCTGACCGGCGCGCTCGTATCGTCCAATTCCCTCGTCCTCGGAGAGGACGCCGGCCTGCTGGTCGGGCGCCCCGCCAATGGGGTGCGCCTTTCCGCCGATGTGGCGGCCGCGCTGGCGACGGCCGATGTGGCCATTGATTTTTCGACGCCCGCGACGACGGTGGCGCTGGCCCGGCTCGCTGCGGCGGCGGGAGTCGCCCATGTCATCGGAACCACCGGATTTTCGGGCGAGGACCTCGTCGCTCTCGCCGCAGCGGCCGAGCGCGTTCCCGTGGTGCGCTCCGGCAATATGAGCCTCGGCGTCAATCTTCTCGCCGTTCTGGTGGAGCGCGCCGCAAAGGCGCTCGGCTCCGCCTGGGACATAGAGATCGTCGAGATGCACCACCGCATGAAGGTGGACGCGCCCTCGGGCACGGCGCTCCTTTTGGGCGAGGCGGCGGCGCAGGGGCGGGAGATCGCGCTCGCCGAGCATAGCGCCCGCGCCCGCGACGGCCTCACCGGCGCGCGGCGGGAGGGCGACATAGGCTTCGCCTCGCTGCGCGGCGGCACGGTGGTGGGCGAGCATTCGGTTATTTTCGCCGGGGCGGGCGAGCGCATAGAGCTCGCGCATCGCGCCGAGGATCGCGGAATTTTCGCGCGCGGCGCGATCGCCGCAGCAGTTTGGACGCGAGGCCGGCCGGCCGGCCTCTATTCTATGGCCGATGTGCTCGGCCTCGCCGGCGCCTGA
- the mog gene encoding molybdopterin adenylyltransferase, whose amino-acid sequence MTERQQAVIGVVTASDRASAGVYEDISGPAIAAYFEKVLTTPFRIERRLIPDGFESVRDTLIDLADNIGCDLVVTTGGTGPSPRDLTPEATLAAAPRELPGFGELMRKVSLAQTPTAILSRQLAAHRGKCLVINLPGKPAAIELCLDAVMPAVPYCLDLIGAAYIETDPARVAAFRPKGK is encoded by the coding sequence ATGACTGAGAGACAGCAAGCCGTCATCGGCGTCGTCACCGCCTCCGACCGCGCCAGCGCAGGCGTCTATGAGGACATCAGCGGACCGGCCATCGCCGCCTATTTCGAGAAGGTGCTGACCACGCCCTTCCGCATAGAGCGGCGCCTCATCCCCGATGGCTTCGAGAGCGTGCGCGACACGCTCATCGATCTCGCCGACAATATCGGCTGCGATCTCGTCGTCACCACTGGCGGCACGGGGCCGTCGCCGCGCGATCTGACGCCGGAGGCGACGCTCGCCGCCGCGCCGCGCGAATTGCCCGGCTTCGGCGAGCTGATGCGCAAAGTGTCGCTGGCGCAGACGCCGACGGCGATATTGTCGCGGCAATTGGCCGCGCATCGCGGCAAATGCCTCGTCATCAACCTGCCCGGAAAGCCGGCCGCAATCGAGCTCTGCCTCGACGCGGTGATGCCGGCCGTGCCCTATTGTCTCGATCTCATCGGAGCGGCCTATATAGAGACCGATCCGGCGCGCGTCGCCGCCTTCCGCCCGAAAGGCAAATAG
- the thiC gene encoding phosphomethylpyrimidine synthase ThiC has translation MNVQDKRPTTPQSVTTGPIGASRKLYFAPRGREDIRVPVREIALHPSAGDAPLRVYDPSGPYSCADFTPDLAAGLPAARRWLESRAGLEAYDGRAVKPEDNGFVGEDRLVPPCPAPRAIRRAAGSAPATQLEFARAGIVTEEMIYVAHRENLCRERAFAQAAERIEAGEGFGAAVPAFVTPEFVREEIARGRAIIPANINHPEAEPMIIGRNFLVKVNANIGNSAITSSVAEEVEKMVWAIRWGADTVMDLSTGRNIHNIRDWIIRNSPVPIGTVPIYQALEKVGGDATKLDWEVFKDTLIEQAEQGVDYFTIHAGVRLAHVPLTADRVTGIVSRGGSIMARWCLSRHSESFLYERFDEICDIMRRYDVSFSLGDGLRPGCIADANDAAQFAELETLGELTKIAWDKGCQVMIEGPGHVPMHKIKVNMEKQLRDCGEAPFYTLGPLVTDIAPGYDHITSAIGAAMIGWFGTAMLCYVTPKEHLGLPDREDVKTGVITYRIAAHAADLAKGHPAAQERDNAMSRARFDFRWEDQFDIGLDPDTARRYHDETLPKEAHKVAHFCSMCGPKFCSMQITRDLREEAAAIAEREKGFAEKSAEFLEKGAQIYVAE, from the coding sequence ATGAACGTGCAGGACAAGCGCCCGACGACGCCCCAGAGCGTGACCACCGGACCGATCGGCGCCTCGCGCAAGCTCTATTTCGCGCCGCGTGGCCGCGAGGATATTCGCGTTCCCGTCCGCGAGATCGCGCTTCATCCCTCCGCCGGCGACGCGCCTCTGCGCGTCTATGACCCGTCCGGCCCCTATAGCTGCGCCGATTTCACGCCCGATCTCGCGGCCGGCCTGCCGGCGGCGCGGCGCTGGCTGGAGAGCCGCGCCGGGCTCGAGGCCTATGACGGTCGCGCAGTGAAGCCGGAGGACAATGGCTTCGTCGGCGAGGATCGGCTGGTCCCACCCTGTCCCGCGCCGCGCGCCATTCGCCGCGCCGCCGGCTCGGCGCCGGCGACGCAGCTTGAATTCGCGCGCGCCGGAATCGTCACCGAGGAGATGATCTATGTCGCGCATCGCGAGAATCTCTGCCGCGAGCGCGCCTTCGCGCAGGCGGCGGAACGGATAGAGGCGGGGGAGGGCTTCGGCGCCGCTGTCCCGGCTTTCGTGACGCCGGAATTCGTGCGCGAGGAAATCGCCCGCGGGCGCGCCATCATCCCCGCCAACATCAATCATCCAGAAGCCGAGCCGATGATCATCGGCCGCAATTTCCTGGTGAAGGTCAACGCCAATATCGGCAATTCGGCCATTACCTCCTCTGTGGCGGAGGAGGTGGAGAAGATGGTGTGGGCGATCCGCTGGGGCGCCGATACGGTGATGGATCTCTCCACCGGCCGCAATATCCATAACATCCGCGACTGGATCATCCGCAACTCGCCCGTGCCGATCGGCACAGTGCCGATCTATCAGGCGCTGGAGAAGGTCGGCGGCGACGCCACCAAGCTGGATTGGGAAGTGTTCAAGGACACGCTGATCGAGCAGGCGGAGCAGGGCGTCGATTATTTCACCATTCACGCCGGCGTGCGCCTCGCCCATGTGCCGCTCACGGCGGATCGCGTCACCGGCATCGTCTCGCGCGGCGGTTCCATCATGGCGCGCTGGTGCCTGTCACGTCATTCGGAGAGCTTCCTCTATGAGCGCTTCGACGAGATTTGCGACATCATGCGCCGCTATGACGTCTCCTTCTCGCTCGGCGACGGTTTGCGTCCGGGCTGCATCGCCGACGCCAATGACGCAGCGCAATTCGCCGAGCTGGAGACGCTGGGCGAATTGACCAAGATCGCCTGGGACAAGGGTTGCCAGGTGATGATCGAAGGCCCCGGCCATGTGCCGATGCACAAGATCAAAGTGAATATGGAAAAGCAGCTGCGCGATTGCGGCGAGGCGCCTTTCTACACGCTCGGGCCGCTCGTCACCGACATAGCGCCCGGCTATGATCACATCACTTCCGCCATCGGCGCCGCGATGATCGGCTGGTTCGGCACGGCGATGCTCTGCTATGTCACGCCGAAAGAGCATCTCGGCCTGCCCGATCGCGAGGATGTGAAGACCGGCGTCATCACTTATCGCATCGCAGCGCATGCGGCCGATCTCGCCAAGGGCCATCCGGCGGCGCAGGAGCGCGACAACGCCATGAGCCGGGCGCGTTTCGATTTCCGTTGGGAGGATCAGTTCGACATCGGCCTCGATCCCGATACGGCGCGCCGCTATCACGACGAGACGCTGCCCAAGGAGGCGCATAAGGTCGCGCATTTCTGCTCCATGTGCGGGCCGAAATTCTGCTCCATGCAGATCACGCGCGATCTGCGAGAGGAGGCGGCGGCCATCGCCGAGCGGGAGAAGGGCTTCGCCGAAAAGAGCGCGGAATTTTTGGAAAAGGGCGCGCAGATCTACGTCGCCGAATGA
- a CDS encoding OmpP1/FadL family transporter, with protein sequence MNGYSWRNLASAAALTVSMTAPSLAADGYFLIGYGPRQKALGGAGVADSRDSMAISVNPAGIVDLERQMQVGITALMPERGYSTDGLPKVVAPGDIRSGRPIFPVPNSGYVSPLDANSSWGTASYGNGGIATSFDFGHYHPPLGGPFGGGYAGVNLEQSFTSFAYAQKFGSLAIGIAPTIAVQTINIQGLKTFSPYSSDMYRLSDNGYDWSFGGGVRFGMQWRVTDQFRIGAAASTPMFMTRFAKYSGLFADGGRFDIPASITAGVAYDLTPDLTVMADWRHIFYSGVSSVSNPSFPVLYRTLGSSNGPGFGWKDTDSASFGVEWRVQPSLALRLGYHYATNPIPTNSVTLNILAPIINAHHASAGVSYAITKNSTIDVAFVYGFKNSVRGREALPQTPATPFGAYNPAANVNLWLRGTEVSIGWNYKFDLGDDSFIPTHL encoded by the coding sequence ATGAACGGATATTCCTGGCGTAATCTGGCCTCGGCGGCTGCGCTCACGGTCTCGATGACGGCTCCGTCGCTGGCGGCGGACGGCTATTTTCTGATCGGCTATGGCCCGCGTCAGAAGGCGCTGGGCGGCGCCGGCGTCGCCGATTCGCGCGATTCCATGGCGATCTCGGTCAATCCGGCCGGCATTGTCGATCTCGAGCGCCAGATGCAAGTGGGCATCACCGCCCTCATGCCGGAGCGCGGCTACTCGACCGACGGGCTGCCCAAAGTCGTGGCGCCCGGCGATATTCGCAGCGGCCGTCCGATCTTTCCGGTGCCGAACAGCGGATATGTTTCGCCGCTCGACGCCAATTCGTCCTGGGGCACGGCGTCCTACGGCAATGGCGGCATCGCCACCTCTTTCGATTTCGGCCATTATCACCCGCCGCTCGGCGGCCCGTTCGGCGGCGGCTACGCCGGCGTCAATCTGGAGCAGTCCTTCACCAGCTTCGCCTATGCGCAAAAATTCGGCTCGCTGGCGATCGGCATAGCGCCGACGATCGCCGTGCAGACGATCAACATACAGGGCCTGAAGACCTTCTCGCCCTATTCGTCCGACATGTATCGCCTCTCGGACAATGGTTATGACTGGTCCTTCGGCGGCGGCGTCCGCTTCGGCATGCAATGGCGCGTGACCGATCAGTTCCGCATCGGCGCCGCCGCGTCGACGCCCATGTTCATGACGCGCTTCGCCAAATATTCCGGGCTTTTCGCCGATGGCGGCCGCTTCGACATTCCCGCCTCGATCACCGCCGGCGTCGCCTATGACCTCACCCCTGACCTGACGGTCATGGCCGACTGGCGCCATATTTTCTATTCGGGCGTCTCCTCGGTGAGCAATCCGAGCTTCCCGGTCCTCTATCGCACGCTCGGCTCGTCGAACGGCCCGGGCTTCGGCTGGAAAGACACGGATTCGGCGTCCTTCGGCGTCGAATGGCGCGTCCAGCCCAGCCTCGCCCTACGCCTCGGTTATCATTACGCGACCAATCCGATACCGACGAACAGCGTGACGCTGAACATACTGGCGCCGATCATCAATGCGCATCACGCGAGCGCGGGCGTGAGCTACGCCATCACCAAGAACTCGACGATCGATGTCGCCTTCGTCTATGGCTTCAAGAACAGCGTCCGCGGGCGCGAAGCGCTGCCGCAGACGCCGGCGACGCCTTTCGGCGCCTATAATCCGGCCGCCAATGTCAATCTCTGGCTGCGCGGAACCGAGGTCTCGATCGGCTGGAACTACAAATTCGACCTCGGCGACGATTCTTTCATCCCGACCCATCTCTGA
- a CDS encoding Mrp/NBP35 family ATP-binding protein: MADEASVLKALESVAGPGGKSIVAAGLVSGVNVSGAKAFVSLTGDPARAKELEVLRVAVEGAVKTVPGIESAIVTLTAERAPAPAAPPPGQAPQRKTIAAIEKIKYIVAVSSGKGGVGKSTTSANLALGLAAQGWRVGLLDADIYGPSAPRLFGLKGQPEVVGNKMIPLEAYGLKIMSIGFLVEEDVPMVWRGPMVAQALGQMLGEVAWGELDALVVDMPPGTGDAQLTMAQQVPLAGAVVVSTPQDLALIDARRGVAMFQKVSTPILGIIENMSYFLCPHCGGRTDIFSHGGARKDAEALGVPFLGEVPLDLAIRQTSDAGTPVVASAPEGPHAAIYKELAAKVKTLLETQSLRAPPKIVIG; this comes from the coding sequence GTGGCCGATGAAGCATCAGTCTTGAAAGCGCTGGAGAGCGTCGCCGGGCCGGGCGGCAAATCGATTGTCGCGGCCGGCCTCGTCAGCGGAGTCAATGTGTCGGGGGCCAAGGCCTTCGTCTCGCTCACCGGCGATCCGGCGCGGGCCAAGGAGCTCGAGGTTCTGCGCGTCGCCGTCGAGGGCGCCGTGAAGACCGTGCCGGGGATAGAGTCGGCGATCGTGACGCTGACCGCCGAGCGGGCGCCGGCGCCCGCCGCGCCGCCGCCGGGACAGGCGCCGCAGCGCAAGACCATCGCCGCGATCGAGAAGATCAAATATATCGTCGCGGTTTCCTCGGGCAAAGGCGGCGTCGGGAAATCGACAACCTCCGCCAATCTGGCGCTCGGCCTCGCGGCGCAAGGCTGGCGCGTCGGCCTGCTCGACGCCGATATCTACGGCCCATCGGCTCCGCGGCTGTTCGGCCTCAAGGGCCAGCCGGAGGTCGTCGGCAATAAGATGATCCCACTCGAGGCCTATGGGCTCAAGATCATGTCCATCGGCTTTCTGGTCGAGGAGGACGTGCCCATGGTCTGGCGCGGCCCGATGGTGGCTCAGGCGCTGGGGCAGATGCTCGGCGAGGTCGCCTGGGGCGAATTGGACGCGCTCGTCGTCGACATGCCGCCCGGCACGGGCGACGCCCAGCTGACCATGGCGCAGCAGGTTCCGCTCGCCGGCGCGGTCGTCGTGTCGACGCCGCAGGATCTGGCGCTGATCGACGCGCGCCGCGGCGTGGCGATGTTCCAGAAGGTCTCGACGCCCATTCTCGGCATTATCGAGAATATGAGCTATTTCCTCTGCCCGCATTGCGGCGGCCGCACCGACATCTTCTCCCATGGCGGCGCGCGGAAGGACGCTGAGGCGTTGGGCGTGCCCTTCCTCGGCGAGGTGCCGCTCGATCTCGCCATTCGCCAGACCTCGGACGCCGGCACGCCGGTCGTCGCCTCCGCGCCGGAAGGCCCGCATGCGGCGATCTACAAGGAGCTCGCCGCCAAGGTGAAGACTCTGCTGGAGACGCAGTCGCTCCGCGCCCCGCCGAAGATCGTCATCGGCTGA
- a CDS encoding MerR family transcriptional regulator, with product MTAKTDGAFRTIGEVAESLDLPPHVLRFWETRFSEIEPVKRAGGRRYYRPRDVELVAAIRHLLYGRGYTIKGVQRLLREQGVRAVIESARGGGGPERGDFDEPEPQAAEAPLFSYGESPARPQPSRSFHAPEIHEEDAPRASTSLVALAPREPPPMLTLPALRLSEAPAAGLRPQDERLLRQALADLAECRRMLELTRR from the coding sequence TTGACCGCCAAGACCGATGGCGCCTTCCGCACGATCGGCGAGGTCGCGGAGAGCCTCGACCTTCCGCCGCATGTGCTGCGCTTTTGGGAGACGCGCTTTTCCGAGATCGAGCCGGTCAAGCGCGCCGGCGGACGGCGCTACTACCGGCCGCGCGACGTCGAGCTGGTCGCCGCGATTCGTCATTTGCTCTATGGCCGCGGCTATACGATCAAAGGCGTGCAGCGCCTGCTGCGCGAGCAGGGCGTTCGCGCGGTGATCGAGAGCGCCCGCGGCGGCGGCGGGCCGGAGCGCGGCGATTTCGACGAGCCCGAGCCGCAGGCCGCCGAGGCGCCGCTCTTCTCCTATGGCGAATCGCCGGCGCGGCCGCAGCCGTCACGCTCGTTTCACGCGCCGGAAATCCACGAGGAGGACGCGCCGAGGGCGTCCACCTCTCTCGTCGCGCTGGCGCCGCGCGAGCCGCCGCCCATGCTGACGCTGCCCGCCCTGCGCCTTTCCGAGGCGCCCGCCGCCGGCCTGCGCCCGCAGGACGAGCGGCTATTGCGGCAGGCGCTGGCCGATCTCGCCGAATGCCGCCGCATGCTGGAGCTGACGCGGCGGTGA
- a CDS encoding COX15/CtaA family protein, translating into MTDWIQFPAPTPAIVAPPSEESATDVRLWLLVIAALVFAMVVVGGATRLTESGLSITEWKPITGVLPPLSEAQWSAAFEDYKKIPQYREMFPNMDLAQFKTIFAWEWSHRLLGRIIGFAFAVPLAWFWLRGRLPKSVKPKLIGILALGALQGGVGWWMVSSGLVNRVEVAQERLAIHLLLAAFIFAACLWVAGGLGYGTRIIVASGRRRLSFFANLLLVLVLAQIGAGALVAGLRAGYAYNTWPLMDDSFVPPTDELLRLSPWWSNLVDNVALVQFDHRMIAYVILALSLFHLIDAAGTAGGRAARGAGLLFGHVSAQVVLGITTLLLVVPLWAGLAHQALAMGVLAVATLHARRLHTAQAEAEED; encoded by the coding sequence ATGACCGACTGGATCCAGTTTCCCGCTCCCACGCCCGCCATCGTCGCGCCGCCGAGCGAGGAGAGCGCGACCGACGTTCGCCTGTGGCTGCTCGTCATAGCGGCGCTGGTCTTCGCCATGGTGGTGGTGGGCGGCGCGACGCGGCTCACCGAATCGGGCCTCTCCATCACCGAATGGAAGCCGATAACGGGCGTTCTTCCACCACTCTCGGAGGCGCAATGGTCAGCCGCCTTCGAGGATTACAAGAAGATTCCGCAGTATCGCGAGATGTTCCCGAATATGGACCTCGCGCAGTTCAAGACGATTTTCGCCTGGGAGTGGAGCCATCGTCTGCTCGGCCGCATCATCGGCTTCGCTTTCGCCGTTCCGCTGGCCTGGTTCTGGCTGCGCGGACGGCTGCCGAAAAGCGTGAAACCGAAGCTCATCGGAATATTGGCGCTGGGCGCGCTGCAGGGCGGCGTCGGCTGGTGGATGGTGTCCTCGGGCCTCGTCAATCGCGTCGAGGTGGCGCAGGAGCGGCTCGCCATTCATCTGCTGCTCGCGGCCTTCATCTTCGCCGCATGTCTGTGGGTCGCGGGCGGGCTCGGCTATGGGACGCGCATCATTGTCGCGAGCGGGCGCCGGCGGCTCTCGTTTTTCGCGAATCTTCTGCTCGTTCTCGTGCTCGCGCAGATCGGCGCCGGCGCGCTGGTCGCCGGGCTGCGCGCCGGCTACGCCTACAATACTTGGCCGCTGATGGACGACAGCTTCGTTCCGCCCACGGACGAGCTGCTGCGGCTCTCGCCCTGGTGGAGCAATCTCGTCGACAATGTCGCGCTGGTGCAATTCGATCATCGCATGATCGCTTATGTGATTCTCGCGCTGTCGCTGTTTCACTTAATCGACGCCGCCGGCACGGCAGGCGGGCGCGCGGCGCGCGGCGCCGGGCTCTTGTTCGGCCATGTGAGCGCGCAAGTCGTGCTCGGCATAACGACGCTTCTGCTCGTCGTGCCACTGTGGGCCGGCCTCGCGCATCAGGCGTTGGCGATGGGCGTGCTGGCCGTCGCGACGCTGCATGCGCGTCGTCTGCACACGGCGCAGGCCGAGGCGGAGGAGGATTGA
- a CDS encoding type II toxin-antitoxin system RelE/ParE family toxin — protein MKARPVAMAAMWISANCARRRAAASKPRRRPPQRMVELRWSKRAREDLLQIYVAIGLQNVSAADAFYDRLESLAATLTEHPRKGPRRRDIRPSVRMLVERPYLILYELTPDTEHGPVERIEILPVVDGRRDLRGGV, from the coding sequence ATGAAGGCAAGGCCAGTGGCGATGGCGGCCATGTGGATTTCGGCGAATTGCGCAAGGAGGCGCGCAGCCGCCTCGAAACCGCGAAGGCGGCCGCCGCAAAGGATGGTTGAGCTTCGTTGGAGCAAGCGCGCGCGAGAAGACTTGCTGCAAATCTATGTTGCGATCGGCCTCCAAAACGTGAGCGCGGCCGATGCCTTCTATGATCGTCTCGAATCCCTCGCCGCGACGCTGACAGAACATCCGCGAAAAGGCCCACGTCGCCGCGACATTCGCCCGAGCGTGCGAATGCTCGTCGAGCGGCCCTATCTCATCCTATACGAGCTGACCCCGGACACGGAGCACGGCCCGGTCGAGCGGATCGAGATTTTGCCTGTGGTCGATGGTCGGCGCGACTTGCGCGGCGGCGTCTGA
- a CDS encoding ribbon-helix-helix domain-containing protein translates to MSNVQKISVALTHQQMADVRAAIDAGEYATPAEVVSEAIGDWQAKRAARHDDIARLRQLWDEGKASGDGGHVDFGELRKEARSRLETAKAAAAKDG, encoded by the coding sequence GTGTCGAACGTCCAAAAAATCAGCGTGGCCCTGACGCATCAGCAAATGGCGGATGTGCGGGCGGCGATCGACGCCGGCGAATATGCGACTCCTGCGGAGGTCGTCAGCGAAGCGATCGGCGATTGGCAGGCAAAGCGCGCCGCTCGCCATGATGACATCGCGCGCCTACGCCAGCTATGGGATGAAGGCAAGGCCAGTGGCGATGGCGGCCATGTGGATTTCGGCGAATTGCGCAAGGAGGCGCGCAGCCGCCTCGAAACCGCGAAGGCGGCCGCCGCAAAGGATGGTTGA